One region of Mucilaginibacter gotjawali genomic DNA includes:
- a CDS encoding DUF6364 family protein, producing the protein MATTKLTLSVDEDTINLAKHLASENNTSVSRLFKRLINEFPKKENPTDPILEKYKNVEIPGWIKDLSIKTKIDLPANVDYKDLKYEYLKEKYGL; encoded by the coding sequence ATGGCAACGACAAAACTCACCCTAAGTGTAGATGAAGATACCATAAATTTAGCAAAGCATCTGGCGTCTGAAAATAACACCAGTGTATCCAGGCTATTTAAAAGGCTTATCAATGAATTTCCAAAAAAGGAAAATCCAACCGATCCCATATTGGAAAAATACAAGAATGTAGAAATACCTGGATGGATAAAAGATCTTTCAATAAAAACAAAAATTGATTTGCCAGCAAACGTGGATTATAAAGACTTGAAATATGAATACTTAAAGGAAAAGTATGGTCTTTAA
- the kbl gene encoding glycine C-acetyltransferase produces the protein MYNTLKPVLQQELADIETAGLYKRERIITSPQGADITVQGGQHVINFCANNYLGLSSHPKVIAAAKEALDTHGYGLSSVRFICGTQDIHKELEKKIAEFLGTEDTILYAAAFDANGGVFEPLFNEQDAIISDELNHASIIDGVRLCKAQRQRYKHDDMADLEEKLKATVSCRHRIIVTDGAFSMDGTVAQLDKICALAEQYNALVMIDESHCSGFMGKTGRGTHEHHNVMGKIDIITGTLGKALGGASGGFTSGRKEIIDMLRQRSRPYLFSNTLAPSITGASIAVLNMLSETTDLRDKLETNTQYFRKKITEAGFDIKPGVHPIVPVMLYDAKLAQEFAAKMLEEGIYVIGFYYPVVPQGKARIRVQISAAHNTEHLDKAIAAFTKVGKELGVIK, from the coding sequence ATGTATAACACACTAAAGCCGGTTTTGCAGCAGGAGCTTGCTGATATTGAAACCGCAGGTTTATATAAACGGGAAAGAATAATTACATCGCCACAGGGCGCCGACATTACTGTACAGGGCGGCCAGCATGTCATCAACTTTTGTGCAAACAATTACCTTGGCCTGTCCAGCCATCCAAAGGTTATCGCGGCAGCAAAAGAAGCATTGGACACCCATGGCTATGGTTTATCATCAGTTCGTTTTATTTGCGGCACACAGGATATTCATAAAGAACTTGAAAAAAAGATCGCTGAATTTTTAGGGACAGAAGATACAATACTGTACGCCGCTGCCTTTGATGCCAACGGCGGTGTTTTTGAGCCCTTGTTTAACGAGCAGGACGCCATTATTTCGGACGAGCTAAATCACGCGTCTATTATTGACGGTGTGCGCCTGTGCAAAGCACAACGCCAGCGTTATAAACATGATGACATGGCCGACCTGGAAGAAAAACTGAAAGCAACAGTTAGCTGCCGCCACCGCATTATTGTTACCGACGGCGCTTTTAGTATGGACGGCACCGTTGCCCAACTGGACAAAATTTGCGCTTTAGCCGAACAATATAATGCACTGGTAATGATTGACGAGAGCCATTGTTCCGGCTTTATGGGCAAAACTGGCCGTGGCACGCATGAGCACCATAATGTGATGGGGAAAATTGATATTATTACCGGTACTTTGGGCAAAGCCCTGGGTGGCGCATCCGGCGGTTTTACATCCGGCCGTAAAGAGATCATTGATATGCTGCGCCAGCGTTCGCGCCCGTACTTATTTTCAAACACCCTTGCGCCCTCCATCACCGGGGCTTCGATAGCGGTGTTGAACATGCTGAGCGAAACTACCGACCTGCGCGATAAACTAGAAACCAATACGCAGTATTTCCGCAAAAAGATAACCGAGGCCGGTTTTGATATTAAACCGGGCGTACATCCTATTGTACCGGTGATGTTGTACGATGCAAAACTTGCCCAGGAATTTGCGGCCAAAATGCTGGAAGAAGGCATTTATGTAATCGGTTTTTACTACCCGGTAGTTCCGCAAGGGAAAGCACGGATCAGGGTGCAGATTTCGGCAGCGCATAATACGGAGCATTTGGATAAAGCTATCGCAGCGTTTACCAAGGTGGGAAAAGAACTGGGGGTGATTAAATAG
- a CDS encoding carboxypeptidase-like regulatory domain-containing protein — protein MKKTILFAVLALSTFNCFAQQFALSGHITGGRNLPIPFASVYIKNSTYGTTANENGDYMFKLRPGTYDIVYRVVGFKEDVERISISAGHVEHNVQLTAEPFELKPVISKETNKNDPAYDIMHHVVDKRKFYLNEVKSYQCAIYVKGVKKSLLCQKRF, from the coding sequence ATGAAAAAAACCATACTCTTCGCTGTTTTAGCCCTCTCCACTTTTAATTGCTTTGCACAACAATTTGCATTGTCGGGTCATATAACCGGTGGTCGGAATCTACCCATTCCGTTTGCCTCTGTTTATATCAAAAATTCAACTTATGGTACCACCGCCAATGAAAATGGCGATTATATGTTTAAGCTCAGGCCAGGCACTTATGATATTGTTTACCGGGTTGTTGGCTTTAAAGAGGATGTTGAAAGGATTAGTATTTCTGCCGGGCACGTTGAACATAATGTGCAACTGACCGCTGAACCATTTGAATTAAAACCGGTTATATCGAAGGAAACAAATAAAAACGACCCGGCGTATGATATTATGCACCATGTGGTCGATAAACGAAAATTTTATCTTAATGAAGTTAAGTCATACCAATGCGCCATATACGTTAAAGGCGTAAAAAAATCATTACTGTGCCAAAAACGCTTTTAG
- a CDS encoding DUF5686 family protein produces MPKTLLDKGMAKLLGLDTSGKGIAYQSESLSTYSFKQKDEVKEIFAASKVSGSNPPFGYNKASDLQVNFYKNLFYINGLSTHGFVSPVSTYAFKYYKFKLLGTISEDGKQIDKIQVQTRIGKALSFTGSIYIIEGDWRIYGVDLYLTKALNNLNFVDTLRVTQQYIPVGNTWEPLSFQYSYNGNVNGLRFSGYYLGINNNYKIDTVFKENYFNGEILHVDTEANKRSAAFWADKRPVPLTSPEVKNYKTRDSIAKLQESKTYQDSIQRDENKFALLPYLVDGYLATYKNHKDSLFVFPLLQTVYYNTVEGWGINLKGSFTKTFEDNRSFSVSPALRYGTADKMFSANIHSSYTYDPDNVGKFFVDFGSDVPDLNTLGTRSLYFNTLSTLISEQNFVKYYRSVFANFGYQRELTNGILWTANLSYADRTQLYNTSFNHIFTYSHLRYTSNNPLAPDAPQDDHSILFPENQALTFNTSLRFTFDQQYITRPTGKVYLPSDYPVITVNYRKGINNVLGSDVNYDFVAIDITDERLAVGLLGHSAFKIKAGAFFNNRNLYFMDYNHFIGNEGTSSDPTYVGSFHFLPFYTFSTKDPFLEFHFQHNFGGAIFDNVPFLRRLKLEEIVGANYLTEKNNPYYSEFYFGIKRLQFGADYGVAYQGNKKYLQGFRIFYGLK; encoded by the coding sequence GTGCCAAAAACGCTTTTAGATAAGGGGATGGCAAAGCTGCTTGGCCTCGATACCAGCGGAAAAGGAATAGCTTACCAGTCGGAATCACTATCAACCTATAGTTTTAAACAGAAGGATGAAGTAAAAGAGATCTTCGCCGCTTCAAAGGTATCGGGTTCAAACCCGCCTTTTGGCTATAATAAAGCGTCGGACCTGCAGGTAAATTTTTATAAAAACCTGTTTTACATCAATGGCCTTAGCACCCATGGTTTTGTTTCACCGGTAAGTACCTACGCTTTTAAATATTATAAGTTTAAATTATTAGGCACGATATCGGAAGACGGAAAACAGATAGATAAAATCCAGGTGCAAACCCGCATTGGCAAAGCCTTGTCATTTACCGGAAGTATTTATATTATTGAGGGTGACTGGAGGATTTATGGGGTTGATCTGTATTTAACCAAAGCACTAAATAACCTCAATTTTGTTGATACCTTAAGGGTTACCCAGCAATACATCCCTGTTGGAAACACCTGGGAGCCCTTGTCGTTTCAATACAGTTACAACGGGAATGTTAACGGCTTAAGGTTTAGCGGTTATTACCTGGGCATAAACAATAATTACAAAATAGATACCGTATTTAAGGAAAACTATTTTAACGGTGAAATTTTGCACGTGGATACCGAAGCAAACAAAAGAAGTGCAGCATTTTGGGCGGATAAACGCCCGGTACCTTTAACATCCCCTGAAGTAAAAAATTATAAAACACGCGATAGTATTGCCAAATTGCAGGAGTCAAAAACCTACCAGGATTCAATTCAGCGTGATGAGAATAAGTTTGCCTTATTACCTTACCTGGTAGATGGCTACCTGGCCACCTATAAAAATCATAAGGATTCGCTTTTCGTTTTCCCGTTATTGCAAACAGTTTATTACAACACGGTTGAGGGGTGGGGGATTAATTTGAAAGGCAGTTTTACAAAAACATTTGAGGATAACCGGTCGTTCAGTGTGTCGCCAGCCCTTCGATACGGAACTGCTGACAAAATGTTCAGCGCAAATATTCATTCAAGTTATACATATGACCCTGATAATGTCGGCAAGTTTTTTGTAGATTTTGGCAGTGATGTGCCCGACCTGAACACTTTGGGCACCCGTTCACTTTATTTTAATACGTTAAGTACCCTTATCAGCGAACAGAACTTTGTAAAGTATTATCGTTCGGTATTTGCAAATTTCGGATACCAGCGCGAACTCACAAACGGTATTTTGTGGACGGCCAATTTATCGTATGCCGACCGGACACAGCTATACAATACCTCCTTCAACCATATTTTTACGTATTCGCATCTGCGGTATACTTCAAACAATCCTTTAGCGCCGGATGCCCCGCAGGACGACCATTCCATATTATTTCCCGAAAACCAGGCGCTTACTTTTAATACGTCATTAAGGTTTACTTTCGATCAGCAATATATTACCCGGCCAACCGGTAAGGTTTATTTGCCATCGGATTACCCGGTAATTACCGTTAATTACCGGAAAGGAATAAATAACGTACTGGGTTCGGATGTTAATTACGATTTTGTTGCCATTGATATCACTGATGAACGCCTTGCGGTTGGTTTGCTGGGGCATTCGGCATTTAAAATTAAAGCCGGTGCGTTTTTTAACAACCGGAATCTATACTTTATGGATTACAACCATTTTATAGGCAATGAGGGAACATCGTCAGATCCAACTTATGTAGGGAGCTTCCATTTTTTGCCGTTTTATACGTTCAGCACCAAAGATCCTTTTCTTGAGTTTCATTTCCAGCATAATTTCGGCGGCGCGATATTTGACAATGTGCCTTTTTTACGAAGACTTAAATTAGAAGAAATTGTCGGCGCTAATTATCTTACCGAAAAGAACAATCCTTATTATTCAGAATTCTATTTTGGCATCAAACGCTTACAATTTGGCGCCGACTATGGCGTAGCTTACCAGGGTAATAAAAAATACCTGCAGGGTTTCAGGATATTTTATGGCTTGAAGTAG